A single region of the Nicotiana sylvestris chromosome 6, ASM39365v2, whole genome shotgun sequence genome encodes:
- the LOC138871849 gene encoding secreted RxLR effector protein 161-like, with amino-acid sequence MEESKEIDTPIATTTKLDIDEPGSSVDQKLYRGMIGSLLCLTTSRPDIIFSVGLCARFQANPKESHLTAAKRILRYLKGTTDLCLWYPKSSNFNLVGYDDVDYTCFLVDRKSTSG; translated from the exons atggaagaatcaaaggaaatagataCTCCTATTGCAACAACCACAAAAttggacatagatgaacctggttcatctgttgatcagaagttgtataggggtatgattggttcacttttgtgtCTTACTACTAGCAGGCCTGACATTATTtttagtgtagggctttgtgctcgattTCAAGCAAATCCAAAGGAATCCCACTTGACTGCTGccaagagaatattgagatatttgaaaggcactactgacctttgtctttggtatccaaaaagtagtaactttaacctagtgggatatgATGATGTAGACTATACatgtttccttgtggataggaagagcacctcag gttga